The proteins below are encoded in one region of Planctopirus limnophila DSM 3776:
- a CDS encoding UbiA-like polyprenyltransferase: MSSVLTESWSTVTRLLGLIRFSHTVFALPFALLAAILAWQTPGITFRWQDLAGILLCMVFARSAAMAFNRWIDQDIDALNPRTAGRHLPAGLLSNAAVLLFTVICSIGFVLSTLCFWPNWLPLALSLPVLIFLLGYSLAKRFTVLCHYWLSAALMLSPIAAWIALTGRVDAPPLWMAAILFFWVGGFDLLYACQDADFDRQKGLFSIPGRWGIPAALKLAAASHLIVVLCLFGLWWSAGFGMIFLVGIACISLLLIYEHAIVSPKNLSRVNEAFFQVNAVISLGILGLAILDRWISPV; this comes from the coding sequence ATGTCGAGTGTCCTGACAGAATCGTGGAGCACCGTGACCAGGCTGTTGGGGTTGATCCGCTTCAGCCACACGGTCTTTGCTTTGCCGTTTGCTCTTCTGGCAGCAATTCTCGCCTGGCAAACGCCCGGCATCACTTTTCGCTGGCAGGATCTGGCTGGCATTTTACTTTGCATGGTCTTCGCACGCTCCGCAGCGATGGCTTTCAATCGCTGGATTGATCAGGACATCGATGCACTGAATCCACGGACGGCAGGTCGTCATCTTCCGGCAGGGTTACTTTCCAATGCCGCCGTGCTGCTTTTCACCGTGATTTGTTCGATTGGTTTTGTCCTTTCCACACTTTGCTTCTGGCCCAATTGGCTACCTCTGGCACTTTCTCTCCCTGTGCTGATCTTTCTGCTGGGGTATTCACTGGCGAAGCGATTTACGGTGTTGTGCCATTACTGGCTATCGGCTGCGCTCATGCTTTCACCCATTGCCGCCTGGATTGCCCTGACAGGCCGGGTGGATGCTCCACCCCTGTGGATGGCAGCGATCCTGTTCTTTTGGGTCGGTGGTTTCGACTTGCTTTATGCCTGCCAGGATGCCGATTTTGATCGACAGAAGGGTCTTTTCAGTATCCCGGGCCGCTGGGGCATTCCGGCAGCTTTGAAGCTGGCTGCCGCGAGCCATCTGATCGTGGTGCTCTGCCTGTTTGGCCTCTGGTGGAGTGCTGGATTTGGAATGATCTTTCTCGTGGGGATCGCCTGTATTTCGCTCTTGCTGATCTATGAGCATGCGATTGTCAGCCCAAAGAATCTTTCGCGAGTTAATGAGGCGTTTTTCCAGGTGAATGCCGTAATCAGCCTCGGAATTCTGGGTCTCGCCATTCTTGACCGATGGATCAGCCCTGTTTGA
- the bfr gene encoding bacterioferritin yields MQGSQAVIDALNAGLTIELTAINQYFVQAKMCANWGLHKLAKKHYEESIGEMRHAEKLIDRILYLEGIPEIARYDVIRPGTNVEEQFKFDLELESKGVKTYNEAVEVCMAEKDHGSREIIAPILVESEGHVDWLESQIDLISKMGIQHYLAQMIGEFPEEH; encoded by the coding sequence ATGCAAGGTAGCCAGGCAGTCATCGATGCACTGAACGCCGGTTTGACAATCGAACTGACAGCCATCAACCAGTACTTCGTTCAGGCCAAAATGTGTGCCAACTGGGGCCTGCACAAACTGGCCAAAAAGCACTACGAAGAGTCGATTGGTGAAATGCGTCATGCCGAGAAGCTGATTGACCGCATTCTGTATCTCGAAGGGATCCCTGAAATCGCCCGCTACGACGTGATCCGCCCGGGGACGAATGTGGAAGAACAGTTCAAGTTCGACCTCGAACTCGAATCCAAAGGCGTGAAGACCTACAACGAAGCGGTCGAAGTTTGTATGGCCGAGAAAGATCACGGCAGCCGCGAAATCATCGCCCCGATCCTCGTGGAATCAGAAGGCCATGTCGACTGGCTGGAATCCCAGATTGATCTCATCAGCAAGATGGGCATCCAGCACTATCTCGCCCAGATGATCGGCGAATTCCCCGAAGAGCATTAA
- a CDS encoding ExbD/TolR family protein encodes MRKRKQRGPGTVELNMAAMLDMAFQLLAFFILTFRPSPVEGHLQLQMPPPTPVTQMETEKIKPSTDSGGIPPDLQTLNIYLESDAAGQLVGVKTGLRTIIQGPFTPAAADVLGEQLKSLLSSGTTSFDKVQLHVDSQLRYEELMKIVDLCTIQTLPDGTQLSKVSFVEKTK; translated from the coding sequence ATGCGAAAGAGAAAACAGCGCGGGCCAGGAACTGTTGAACTCAATATGGCAGCGATGCTGGATATGGCATTTCAGCTGCTGGCATTTTTTATTCTCACGTTTCGTCCCAGTCCGGTGGAAGGACATCTGCAACTGCAGATGCCGCCCCCGACACCTGTGACGCAGATGGAAACAGAGAAGATCAAACCTTCCACAGACAGTGGGGGGATTCCACCCGATCTTCAGACGCTGAACATCTATCTGGAGAGTGATGCGGCTGGTCAGCTCGTCGGAGTAAAAACCGGGCTGAGAACGATTATTCAAGGCCCCTTTACACCGGCAGCAGCCGATGTCTTGGGAGAGCAACTGAAGTCGTTACTTTCATCCGGGACAACGTCCTTCGATAAAGTGCAGCTCCATGTCGATAGCCAGTTACGCTACGAAGAGCTGATGAAGATCGTCGATCTGTGCACAATCCAAACGCTTCCCGATGGAACTCAGCTCAGCAAGGTGAGCTTTGTCGAAAAAACGAAGTGA
- a CDS encoding ExbD/TolR family protein, which yields MSGHSGEGYEPNLTPILDMVFQLITFFMLVINFKGAALDLSLRLPVLGSARPLEYIGHNEPITLNIAEDGTVKSYGELIDPEKFIAQEARLQKLQQEGVSGKKASDELTTPIIIRADHSIPFSTINEIIRTCQKNGFRSFALSAMSKQEGR from the coding sequence ATGTCGGGGCATTCTGGCGAAGGTTACGAGCCCAATCTGACGCCCATTCTGGATATGGTCTTTCAGTTGATCACCTTTTTCATGCTGGTGATTAATTTTAAGGGTGCGGCTCTGGATCTCTCTTTGAGGTTGCCTGTTTTAGGTTCAGCGCGGCCACTGGAATACATTGGTCATAACGAGCCGATCACTCTCAACATAGCCGAAGATGGAACTGTGAAGTCTTATGGCGAACTGATCGACCCTGAGAAATTCATCGCACAGGAAGCTCGCCTGCAGAAGTTGCAACAGGAGGGTGTTTCCGGCAAGAAAGCCTCCGATGAATTGACGACACCCATCATCATTCGGGCCGATCATTCGATACCGTTCTCGACAATCAACGAGATTATTCGGACTTGCCAGAAGAATGGCTTCCGCAGTTTTGCCCTCAGTGCCATGAGTAAGCAGGAGGGACGATAA
- a CDS encoding MotA/TolQ/ExbB proton channel family protein, with the protein MSFVTRRIAATFVYPLAILIALTIVLPHQVAFSQEENAAAAKPAAEAGEHPPAQKMSTLAWLIHTSGWIGFVLFVMSIYLVAKITQLFMRLRPQNIMPEDLLEEWGEMLNKRDYQGIYRTAKESDSELGMLVANGITSLNGGLAEARDSIDRHGELVAVEMEKQISMLAVIGSLGPLIGLLGTLKGMIASFSVIAMSETQMKASEVAGGISEALLITFEGVALSVPAIFFFALFRNRVATLSLGAVSAANELIRRIQNTASSRPAATT; encoded by the coding sequence ATGAGCTTCGTTACCAGAAGAATCGCAGCCACATTTGTTTACCCATTAGCGATTCTGATTGCCTTAACGATCGTTCTCCCTCATCAAGTGGCATTTTCTCAAGAAGAAAACGCTGCTGCTGCAAAACCGGCTGCTGAAGCCGGTGAGCACCCACCCGCTCAAAAGATGTCAACGCTAGCCTGGCTGATCCATACCTCGGGCTGGATTGGTTTTGTGCTCTTTGTGATGTCGATTTATCTCGTGGCCAAGATTACGCAACTCTTCATGAGGCTCAGGCCACAGAACATCATGCCGGAGGATCTGCTTGAAGAGTGGGGTGAAATGCTGAATAAGCGAGACTATCAAGGGATCTACCGGACAGCCAAAGAAAGCGACAGCGAACTGGGAATGCTGGTTGCCAATGGGATTACCTCTCTCAATGGAGGTCTGGCCGAAGCGCGAGACAGTATTGATCGACACGGGGAGCTGGTGGCTGTGGAGATGGAAAAGCAAATCAGCATGCTGGCAGTGATTGGCTCACTGGGGCCGCTGATTGGATTGCTGGGTACGTTGAAAGGGATGATCGCGAGCTTCAGCGTGATTGCCATGTCGGAAACTCAGATGAAAGCCAGTGAAGTTGCTGGCGGTATTTCTGAGGCACTTCTGATTACGTTCGAAGGAGTGGCGCTCTCTGTTCCGGCGATCTTCTTCTTCGCGCTGTTTCGTAACCGTGTAGCGACACTGAGCCTGGGTGCTGTCAGTGCCGCCAATGAATTGATTCGTCGCATTCAGAATACGGCGTCTTCTCGACCTGCTGCCACGACGTAG
- a CDS encoding ATP-binding protein has product MNPSDTNISAHSSSMSERETTEKSHASFQWPQYLLAIVLVVLATFLRAIVDPLFGEKFPYITYLAATSTIAWYCGPRPATFALTLGFLSAFYFFASPRGSFYVSGIDAQVGAVSYIATGAGIIYLFFLVQRAEWEARENADRLWRKQSLLQNEMREKESAQQAVVGLLRKLVQAQEEERRRISRELHDQCGQDLTALRLALKLIEDSLPNEPGQTAYFRTASELIDRISSEIHTLALNLRPPELDDHGLVSAIRSHLLTWCEISGLRADFESRISPEVVIPEEVEIALYRTFQESLTNVARHAQASHVSVLLMAHDQRLDLIIEDDGVGFEVHRQQIVEVRPSRLGLLGMQERLLAVGGSLEIESSPGNGTTVFAKVRLDHFGKLSHDDSSRAH; this is encoded by the coding sequence ATGAATCCTTCTGATACCAACATCTCCGCCCATTCGAGCTCCATGTCCGAACGGGAGACTACTGAGAAATCACATGCGAGTTTTCAGTGGCCGCAGTACCTGCTGGCGATTGTGCTCGTGGTTCTCGCAACATTTCTCCGGGCAATTGTCGATCCACTCTTTGGCGAAAAATTTCCTTACATCACTTATCTGGCTGCCACCTCGACCATCGCCTGGTACTGCGGTCCTCGTCCTGCGACCTTCGCGCTCACTCTGGGTTTTCTTTCGGCTTTTTACTTCTTTGCCAGCCCGAGAGGTTCTTTCTATGTCAGCGGGATCGATGCACAGGTTGGTGCTGTCTCATATATCGCCACAGGTGCAGGGATTATCTATTTGTTCTTTCTTGTCCAGCGAGCCGAATGGGAAGCCCGAGAGAACGCAGATCGACTGTGGAGAAAGCAATCGCTGCTGCAGAACGAAATGCGCGAAAAAGAATCGGCCCAGCAAGCTGTGGTGGGACTCCTGAGAAAGCTCGTTCAGGCTCAAGAGGAGGAACGACGGAGAATTTCCCGGGAACTGCACGATCAATGTGGACAGGATCTGACGGCTTTAAGACTGGCACTTAAACTGATCGAGGATTCGCTCCCGAACGAACCAGGCCAGACGGCATACTTTCGCACAGCCTCCGAATTGATTGATCGCATCTCCAGCGAGATTCATACGCTGGCCCTCAATCTCAGGCCTCCCGAACTTGATGATCACGGACTCGTTTCCGCGATTCGCAGTCACCTGTTGACATGGTGCGAAATCTCGGGTCTGCGGGCTGACTTTGAATCTCGAATCAGTCCTGAAGTGGTCATTCCTGAAGAGGTCGAAATTGCCCTCTACCGCACATTTCAGGAATCACTCACCAATGTGGCCCGGCATGCCCAGGCCAGTCACGTCAGTGTTCTGCTGATGGCCCACGATCAACGCCTGGATCTGATCATTGAGGATGATGGCGTGGGTTTCGAGGTTCATCGGCAGCAGATTGTCGAGGTGCGTCCCTCACGCCTGGGTTTACTGGGAATGCAGGAGCGACTTCTAGCAGTGGGTGGATCGCTCGAAATTGAATCATCCCCCGGCAACGGTACAACTGTGTTCGCGAAAGTCCGGTTGGATCACTTCGGAAAGCTATCGCATGACGATTCAAGTCGCGCTCATTGA
- a CDS encoding response regulator transcription factor, translated as MTIQVALIEDHELVRTGLKLLIERQKDLQVVGEAADGAEGLKIIARTLPDVVVLDLSIPHLNGFELLEQLQHQKRPPKVLVVTANEDLDSLQRSWNLGAAGHLAKRSAADELIVAIRKIAAGEKVFPSKEESKAVKTLGFNETSGRLTGAESLSERETEVLKLIAAGHMAKEIAAKLDISLKTVETYKSRGMQKLSLRGRTELVRFAMKMGWLNDTP; from the coding sequence ATGACGATTCAAGTCGCGCTCATTGAAGATCACGAACTCGTGCGTACGGGCTTAAAACTGCTCATTGAACGCCAGAAGGATCTTCAAGTCGTTGGAGAAGCCGCTGATGGAGCCGAAGGGCTCAAGATTATTGCGCGCACATTGCCTGATGTCGTCGTTCTCGATTTGAGTATCCCGCATCTCAATGGGTTTGAACTACTTGAACAGCTTCAACATCAGAAGCGTCCCCCTAAGGTTCTTGTGGTCACTGCCAATGAAGACCTCGACTCTCTGCAAAGATCATGGAACCTGGGTGCTGCAGGACATCTGGCCAAAAGATCTGCAGCCGATGAACTCATCGTGGCCATTCGCAAAATTGCAGCTGGCGAGAAAGTTTTCCCTTCGAAGGAAGAATCGAAAGCGGTGAAAACTCTCGGTTTCAACGAAACTTCAGGTCGTCTGACCGGCGCGGAAAGTCTGAGCGAGCGAGAAACGGAAGTCCTGAAGCTGATTGCTGCCGGACACATGGCCAAGGAAATCGCTGCCAAACTCGATATCAGCCTGAAAACTGTCGAGACGTACAAATCCCGCGGTATGCAGAAACTCTCTCTGAGAGGTCGCACGGAGCTGGTGCGTTTCGCCATGAAGATGGGCTGGTTGAACGATACCCCTTGA
- a CDS encoding Gfo/Idh/MocA family protein encodes MQLTPEQERLGKDNFHEAVSFSRRDMLIGAAAAVPGLGAAYFGYQKLSGNPVKVGFIGTGDEGSVLLTQHPAEYMDIVGIADIRPTNRLRALHGDGNEERIGLIKKLGRDKAMSITLYDDHKKLLADPNIEAVVIAVPLCQHYQVALDALNAGKHVLTEKLMCHSVQQCKDLIMAAREKKKLLAVGHQRHYNVLYDNANDLIQKGLLGDIKFIRAQWHRNNSFPGRDSWRKNVPADDLRELTAIAKEKGFASADEMLAKEYGYPSAHKLVNWRIYNDTGAGLMAELGSHQLDAASIFLGKVQPIAVQGYGAKNFYGVKGIGSSDQQADDRDIEDHVYVTFEFPGPHYAEDKNDVCVVTYSSISTNRWEPYGETVFGSRGTLVMKQELEAMLFKESSPSTGGGGVDQRLYVLAGNDGKPVLQASDSGGPSRQAAVADIGKVSRGYTEEMEHFAFCIREGNFGKASEGGLRCPGEQGMKDAIMALTSNLAMKHKKRIVFKPEWFDPASPLVPETDPEIVG; translated from the coding sequence ATGCAGCTCACACCCGAACAGGAACGCCTTGGTAAAGATAACTTTCATGAGGCTGTCTCGTTTTCCCGGCGAGATATGCTGATCGGGGCCGCTGCCGCTGTTCCAGGACTGGGAGCGGCTTACTTCGGCTACCAGAAGCTTTCTGGAAACCCGGTCAAGGTGGGCTTCATCGGTACAGGTGACGAAGGAAGCGTCCTGCTGACCCAGCATCCTGCCGAGTACATGGATATCGTTGGAATTGCTGATATTCGTCCCACCAACCGTCTGCGGGCATTGCATGGTGACGGGAATGAAGAACGCATCGGGCTGATCAAGAAGCTCGGTCGCGACAAAGCCATGAGCATTACGCTCTACGATGATCACAAGAAACTTCTGGCAGACCCGAATATCGAAGCGGTCGTGATTGCAGTCCCGCTGTGTCAGCATTATCAGGTGGCGTTGGATGCCCTCAATGCAGGTAAGCATGTGCTGACCGAGAAGCTCATGTGCCACTCGGTGCAGCAGTGTAAAGATCTCATCATGGCAGCCCGCGAGAAGAAAAAACTCCTCGCTGTGGGTCATCAGCGGCACTACAACGTCCTGTACGATAACGCCAACGATCTGATCCAGAAGGGATTACTGGGTGATATCAAGTTCATCCGGGCTCAGTGGCACCGCAACAACAGCTTCCCCGGACGCGACAGTTGGAGAAAGAACGTCCCGGCAGATGACCTGCGGGAACTGACTGCCATCGCCAAAGAAAAGGGCTTCGCTTCGGCGGATGAAATGCTGGCGAAAGAATATGGCTACCCTTCCGCCCACAAACTCGTCAACTGGCGAATTTACAACGACACAGGCGCTGGACTGATGGCCGAATTGGGAAGCCACCAGCTCGATGCAGCCAGCATCTTCCTGGGTAAGGTTCAGCCGATTGCTGTCCAGGGTTATGGCGCCAAGAACTTCTACGGCGTTAAAGGAATTGGCTCTTCGGATCAGCAGGCAGATGACCGGGATATTGAAGATCACGTTTACGTGACCTTCGAATTCCCCGGGCCTCATTACGCGGAAGACAAGAACGATGTCTGCGTGGTGACTTACTCTTCCATCAGCACCAATCGCTGGGAGCCTTATGGCGAAACCGTTTTCGGCAGTCGCGGGACACTCGTGATGAAGCAGGAGCTTGAGGCCATGCTCTTCAAGGAATCCAGCCCTTCCACAGGTGGTGGCGGCGTTGATCAACGCCTGTATGTTCTCGCAGGGAACGACGGCAAGCCCGTGCTGCAGGCCAGCGACAGTGGCGGGCCTTCACGACAGGCGGCTGTGGCCGATATCGGCAAGGTGAGCCGGGGCTATACGGAAGAAATGGAACATTTCGCGTTCTGCATTCGCGAAGGCAACTTTGGCAAAGCGAGCGAAGGCGGCCTGCGCTGTCCGGGCGAGCAGGGGATGAAGGATGCCATTATGGCGCTGACATCGAACCTCGCGATGAAGCACAAAAAGCGGATTGTCTTCAAGCCCGAATGGTTCGACCCCGCCAGCCCGCTGGTTCCTGAAACGGATCCCGAAATCGTGGGCTGA
- a CDS encoding DoxX family protein, with protein MNGEDRKISQLACVLLVTLRLFIGWHLLYEGWWKIDTQKSPQPWSAEGYLKNATGPLRGFFRSLLGDPNDLRWVNYDYMSNKWDDYANRFLAHYNIADDAPEAGRLMYLLNGPAQFSAKLEALPPGVTQEKMGRLAQFDPAKKILSVDGKQHLLAAERDRLLSLVDASAADTPPAVAYKNAVNSLYNQGTRLSYKERLAVLLKGDPERVGVIQREKDGKEIEKRIGDIELYQAQIERYEANHAQAKTKYQWDHLETQWRELQDLRRRVVGPVQALEQELRDSAEKLLSSDQLAMGPVPQPWTEGRVLSWRTMWSLTIFGFLLIIGLGTRFAAVGGAGLLMLFYLAAPPWPGTPEAPGIEHNYIVNKVNMEALTLLAIAAMPTGRWFGLDGLIYSFWKSRQKSRD; from the coding sequence GTGAACGGCGAAGACCGCAAGATCTCCCAACTGGCCTGTGTGCTACTGGTCACTTTGCGATTGTTTATCGGTTGGCACCTGCTTTACGAAGGCTGGTGGAAGATTGATACGCAAAAGTCGCCTCAACCATGGTCTGCCGAAGGCTACCTGAAGAATGCAACCGGGCCCTTGCGTGGGTTCTTCCGGAGTCTGCTGGGCGACCCCAACGACTTGCGTTGGGTCAACTACGATTACATGTCGAACAAGTGGGACGACTATGCCAATCGGTTTCTGGCACATTACAACATCGCTGACGATGCTCCTGAAGCCGGTCGCCTGATGTATCTGCTCAATGGGCCTGCTCAGTTCAGCGCGAAACTCGAGGCACTTCCTCCGGGAGTTACGCAGGAGAAAATGGGTCGGCTGGCGCAGTTCGATCCTGCGAAGAAGATCCTGTCTGTCGATGGGAAGCAGCATCTGCTGGCCGCCGAACGTGATCGACTTTTGAGTCTGGTGGATGCTTCTGCGGCTGATACACCACCTGCCGTGGCTTACAAGAATGCGGTGAATTCGCTTTACAATCAGGGAACGAGGCTAAGTTACAAAGAGCGCCTGGCAGTGCTGTTGAAGGGCGATCCGGAGCGAGTCGGCGTCATTCAACGTGAGAAAGACGGCAAAGAAATCGAGAAGCGGATTGGCGACATTGAGCTTTATCAGGCACAGATTGAACGCTACGAAGCCAATCATGCTCAGGCGAAAACGAAGTACCAATGGGATCATCTCGAAACTCAGTGGCGTGAATTGCAGGATCTTCGCCGGCGTGTTGTGGGGCCGGTTCAGGCTCTTGAACAGGAACTGCGTGATTCTGCCGAGAAGCTGCTTTCCTCAGATCAACTGGCCATGGGGCCTGTTCCTCAACCTTGGACCGAAGGTCGAGTTCTCAGTTGGCGAACCATGTGGAGCCTGACGATTTTTGGTTTCCTGCTGATTATCGGTCTGGGAACCCGGTTTGCTGCTGTGGGGGGTGCCGGTCTGTTGATGCTGTTTTATCTGGCAGCACCACCCTGGCCGGGAACTCCCGAAGCTCCGGGGATCGAGCACAATTACATTGTCAACAAAGTCAATATGGAAGCTTTAACGCTTCTGGCGATTGCTGCCATGCCCACCGGTCGCTGGTTTGGACTGGATGGGCTGATTTACAGCTTTTGGAAAAGCCGTCAAAAATCCAGAGACTAA
- a CDS encoding FAD:protein FMN transferase, protein MTNPSADRRDFLTGRLAQQIAAEAALRSADLPTTEVPTRGPVLLLQTTAMACHFDVILNPDGPALQVEAASEALDLVHQLEAMMTIYRPEAELAIINQTAALEPVEVSGELFDLLIEARDLVAKTEGAFDPTTGPLIAVWRTARKEGRLPSTAELEAARQLTGMDQIQLDVASKTVRYRQPGVELNLGAIGKGYAVDCAGRHLSSRGIDHWLVHGGKSSVLALGDHAGHGGWPVGLRDPLLPQHSWGTILLKNQALGTSGTAAQGFRVGGRRYGHILDPRTGWPVENVLSVSVLTARAALADALSTAFFVLGVEKTRLLCDNSTDVGVLLFTQSSRQTAAEATIINVPPEILYPARSPAASF, encoded by the coding sequence GTGACGAATCCTTCGGCTGATCGACGTGATTTTCTGACGGGTCGGCTGGCACAACAGATTGCTGCTGAAGCGGCACTTCGATCTGCCGACTTGCCAACTACAGAGGTACCAACTCGTGGGCCAGTCCTGCTGCTGCAAACCACAGCCATGGCCTGCCATTTCGACGTGATCCTGAATCCTGATGGCCCGGCTCTGCAGGTGGAGGCCGCTTCCGAAGCACTGGATCTGGTGCATCAGCTCGAAGCGATGATGACGATCTATCGTCCCGAAGCCGAGCTGGCGATCATTAATCAAACGGCAGCGCTTGAGCCTGTCGAAGTCAGCGGTGAACTGTTCGACTTATTGATCGAAGCCCGGGATCTGGTCGCGAAAACGGAAGGGGCGTTTGATCCCACCACTGGGCCACTGATTGCCGTCTGGAGAACAGCTCGGAAGGAAGGTCGCCTGCCAAGTACAGCCGAACTTGAAGCTGCACGGCAACTGACGGGCATGGACCAGATTCAGTTGGATGTGGCGTCAAAAACGGTCCGATATCGCCAGCCCGGTGTGGAGCTCAATCTGGGTGCGATTGGTAAAGGATATGCGGTCGATTGTGCCGGGAGGCATTTGAGTTCGCGTGGGATCGACCATTGGCTGGTGCATGGTGGAAAGAGCAGTGTCCTGGCTCTGGGAGACCATGCGGGGCATGGCGGCTGGCCTGTCGGATTACGCGATCCTCTGTTGCCGCAGCATTCGTGGGGCACGATTTTATTGAAGAATCAGGCCCTGGGAACCAGCGGAACAGCCGCACAGGGGTTTCGAGTCGGTGGACGGCGGTATGGTCATATTCTGGACCCTCGCACGGGCTGGCCTGTCGAAAACGTCCTTTCTGTCAGCGTATTAACGGCACGAGCGGCCCTGGCAGACGCACTTTCCACGGCTTTTTTCGTGCTGGGGGTCGAAAAGACTCGACTTCTCTGTGATAATTCAACAGATGTCGGTGTGTTGTTGTTTACCCAGTCCAGTCGTCAGACGGCTGCGGAAGCCACAATCATCAACGTCCCTCCAGAGATTCTTTACCCTGCCCGCTCACCTGCCGCCTCATTCTGA
- the msrP gene encoding protein-methionine-sulfoxide reductase catalytic subunit MsrP yields the protein MSTDPKISDAEVTPPELYFNRRQIMRAAIALGTVGATVGIYRAFKQPAQKEANTAAIEGLVRPADTDANLASQGFKVDEPLTPEIDIINYNNFYEFTTSKEGVARAAANFKTEGWKIDVGGLVDKPTTFTMDSLKALSPPEERIYRMRCVEAWSMVIPWAGIPLARILEAVQPQSAAKYVAFETLFDPVRMPGQASPVLDWPYVEGLRLDEAMHPLTLLATGLYGKELPPQDGAPVRLVVPWKYGFKGIKSIVKISLLADEPPTSWNRFAPHEYGFFANVNPEVDHPRWSQATEQRIGELGRRKTLMFNGYEEQVASLYTGMNLRKFY from the coding sequence ATGTCCACAGATCCAAAGATTTCTGATGCGGAAGTAACACCGCCTGAACTCTATTTCAATCGCCGGCAGATCATGCGGGCAGCCATTGCATTGGGCACTGTCGGTGCCACAGTTGGCATCTATCGTGCATTCAAACAACCTGCCCAGAAAGAGGCCAACACCGCCGCGATCGAGGGTCTGGTACGTCCTGCTGATACGGATGCCAATCTGGCCAGCCAGGGGTTCAAAGTGGATGAACCTTTGACCCCCGAGATTGACATTATCAATTACAACAACTTCTACGAGTTCACCACTTCGAAAGAAGGGGTGGCCAGAGCCGCTGCAAATTTCAAGACTGAGGGCTGGAAAATCGACGTCGGTGGGTTGGTCGATAAGCCCACCACTTTCACCATGGATTCGCTGAAAGCACTCAGCCCACCCGAAGAACGCATCTATCGCATGCGCTGCGTCGAAGCCTGGTCGATGGTCATTCCCTGGGCCGGCATTCCCTTAGCCCGAATTCTTGAAGCCGTTCAGCCCCAATCTGCAGCCAAGTATGTGGCGTTCGAAACATTGTTCGATCCTGTCCGCATGCCCGGGCAGGCCTCGCCTGTTCTCGACTGGCCCTATGTCGAAGGTTTGCGGCTCGACGAAGCCATGCATCCTTTGACTCTGCTCGCAACAGGACTGTATGGCAAAGAATTACCACCCCAGGATGGTGCTCCCGTGCGGCTGGTCGTTCCCTGGAAGTACGGCTTCAAAGGCATCAAATCGATTGTCAAAATTTCGCTGTTGGCCGACGAACCCCCCACCAGTTGGAATCGGTTCGCACCTCACGAGTACGGTTTCTTTGCGAATGTGAATCCGGAAGTCGATCATCCCCGCTGGAGCCAGGCGACTGAACAGCGTATTGGCGAACTGGGGCGTCGCAAAACCCTCATGTTCAACGGTTACGAAGAGCAGGTCGCTTCTCTCTATACAGGAATGAATCTGCGAAAATTCTACTGA